In the Clostridium beijerinckii genome, one interval contains:
- a CDS encoding LytTR family DNA-binding domain-containing protein: MKIRVELDNEIKENEVIIKCNELNEEVRNIQIVLGELLSQKKHITFYKGETEYYLSLEEILFFETEESGICAHTINNIYNVKYKLYELEELLPGYFMRVSKSTILNTNHIYSITKSISSSSRVEFQNTHKQVYVSRYYYKPLKIKLLEKRK; this comes from the coding sequence ATTATTAAATGTAATGAATTAAATGAAGAGGTTAGAAATATTCAAATTGTGCTTGGTGAGCTGCTATCGCAAAAAAAGCATATAACCTTTTACAAAGGAGAAACAGAGTATTATCTTTCACTGGAAGAAATTTTGTTTTTTGAAACTGAAGAAAGCGGTATTTGTGCACATACCATTAATAATATATATAACGTAAAGTATAAGCTATATGAACTCGAGGAATTATTGCCAGGATATTTTATGAGAGTTTCAAAATCAACAATACTAAATACAAATCATATTTACTCCATAACAAAAAGTATATCATCATCAAGCAGAGTTGAATTTCAAAATACTCACAAACAGGTGTATGTCTCAAGATATTATTACAAGCCATTAAAAATTAAATTATTAGAAAAGAGGAAATAA